Proteins co-encoded in one Nicotiana sylvestris chromosome 7, ASM39365v2, whole genome shotgun sequence genomic window:
- the LOC104233293 gene encoding uncharacterized protein isoform X1, which translates to MTQLPADKFSRSNSFPMDSTAEIESDRKRSADDRGFEIPVSKKARRGMMMIRNVKEVAEMVLVLSALGRMRGGRGPTAAEKEMVAEARDRLAELCLKFGPKDVFPSDAFGGVIEDLGLNKLKEQSLGIWPPKMSIAEKLLLAKRKMEKTQEFSLPFASYSSQRSQTAVGTAAESHNASHTKMFPQPSQTVNSSGSFQPASSLGHGTPVSSASLPYQLPTSEVRPSISGGVVSGNLVRDYSSPAPPGVGRPHFRMDGRPSGSSHTLQVQAATGNHSTVKTPTWSVQPPSVSSVKLGADNKATPHASIEVEGGAEVRSTTVPQTLSRRFITQSTTGNVPSVYPHLQGASTIQAPPSSNTHSEIGKLVQKFLQPLLPERLAWTAPSRDYMNKTLTCQMCRSTANEVDNVLICDACEKGYHLKCLQTTSQKSIPRGEWHCGKCLAITNGKPLPPKYGRVMRNIHASKMPTIAAGVQSSPDRKGFGPKEKASQLNIMGNGYVTLQNSTTIGITNNLNHLPSGPKMENDKRIGGADYMSIKGNMESKVSSATYSTNLTSGNCSNNLSVSSGDNCLSPSPHPLVHRSFEEKVVEVKTLPPTKFETVSKSCDLSQPFNHLEANDLARLENTIEIPSQQFPGSQSMVSDSKESSARASLANSSSDECKREDQGVGRTNLDETPIASDGDAECSSTSDLFHTVDWIGNVLQVADEKHYYQSCQHNGFIYNVQEYALIRFEDERLIPSKLVAMWEDIKAGKKWVTVNRCYFPRDLPQGVGRPCSLESNEVYLSNCSSTVMAGQIEGPCEVLPSSKFNEEREKVSRLETRSNGGLRPLYICKWIYDESKGLFRDISW; encoded by the exons ATGACTCAATTACCCGCCGATAAG TTCTCACGTTCTAATTCTTTCCCTATGGATTCAACGGCTGAGATTGAATCCGATCGGAAAAGGTCAGCGGATGATCGAGGATTCGAAATCCCGGTTTCTAAGAAGGCGCGGCGGGGAATGATGATGATTAGGAATGTGAAGGAAGTAGCTGAGATGGTGCTTGTACTCTCTGCTTTAGGGAGGATGAGGGGAGGTAGGGGTCCTACTGCTGCTGAGAAGGAGATGGTGGCAGAGGCCAGGGACAGATTGGCTGAGCTGTGCTTGAAATTTGGGCCCAAGGATGTGTTTCCGAGTGATGCTTTTGGTGGTGTTATTGAGGATCTTGGGCTTAATAAGCTGAAGGAACAGAGTTTAGGAATTTGGCCTCCCAAAATGTCTATTGCTGAGAAGCTACTCCTTGCcaaaagaaag ATGGAAAAGACACAGGAATTTTCTCTACCCTTTGCCAGCTATTCATCTCAAAGGTCTCAAACTGCAGTGGGTACAGCAGCTGAAAGCCATAATGCATCACACACTAAGATGTTTCCTCAACCAAGTCAAACGGTAAATTCATCAGGAAGCTTCCAACCTGCTTCATCTTTGGGACATGGAACTCCTGTAAGTTCTGCATCTTTACCCTATCAGCTGCCTACCAGTGAGGTCAGGCCTTCAATCTCCGGTGGAGTGGTCTCTGGTAATCTTGTAAGGGATTATTCTTCACCAGCACCTCCCGGAGTTGGAAGACCACATTTCCGAATGGATGGACGACCAAGTGGATCTTCCCATACTTTGCAAGTTCAAG CAGCTACTGGCAATCATTCAACTGTCAAAACTCCAACTTGGTCGGTGCAACCTCCATCAGTTTCCTCAGTAAAACTTGGGGCAGATAACAAGGCGACGCCACATGCATCTATTGAAGTTGAGGGAGGTGCTGAGGTTAGGTCAACGACGGTACCACAAACACTATCTAGGCGATTTATTACTCAGAGCACAACTGGAAATGTACCAAGCGTATACCCTCATTTACAAGGCGCAAGCACTATTCAGGCTCCTCCTTCGAGCAATACTCATTCTGAGATTGGCAAGCTTGTTCAGAAGTTTTTACAACCCCTGCTTCCTGAGCGGCTTGCATGGACTGCACCATCCCGTGATTACATGAATAAGACTTTGACTTGCCAAATGTGCAGGTCAACAGCAAATGAGGTTGACAATGTACTTATCTGTGATGCTTGTGAAAAAGGCTATCACTTAAAATGTCTTCAAACAACAAGTCAAAAAAGTATTCCTAGAGGGGAATGGCATTGTGGAAAGTGCTTGGCGATAACCAATGGCAAGCCTCTGCCCCCTAAATATGGTCGTGTGATGCGGAACATCCATGCCTCTAAAATGCCTACAATTGCAGCTGGGGTTCAATCATCTCCAGATAGAAAAGGCTTTGGTCCGAAAGAGAAGGCTAGTCAGTTGAACATTATGGGGAATGGATATGTTACATTGCAGAATTCCACTACCATTGGTATAACGAATAATCTTAACCATCTACCATCTGGGCCAAAGATGGAAAATGACAAAAGAATAGGGGGAGCTGATTATATGTCCATTAAAGGAAATATGGAGAGTAAAGTTTCTTCCGCAACCTATTCAACTAATTTGACTTCTGGCAACTGTTCCAATAATTTGTCAGTATCTTCCGGTGATAACTGTCTCTCTCCTTCTCCTCACCCATTGGTTCATAGATCTTTTGAAGAGAAGGTGGTTGAAGTGAAAACTCTGCCTCCTACAAAATTTGAAACAGTTTCCAAGTCATGTGATCTCTCACAACCCTTCAATCACCTAGAGGCCAATGACCTTGCACGACTAGAAAATACTATAGAGATACCTTCCCAGCAGTTTCCTGGTAGTCAGTCCATGGTCAGTGATTCCAAGGAATCTAGTGCTAGAGCAAGTTTAGCTAATAGTTCAAGTGATGAATGTAAACGAGAAGATCAAGGTGTTGGACGGACAAATCTTGACGAAACTCCTATTGCCAGTGATGGCGATGCTGAATGTAGCTCTACATCGGATCTCTTTCATACCGTTGATTGGATCGGCAATGTGCTTCAAGTTGCAGACGAGAAACATTATTACCAATCTTGTCAGCATAATGGGTTCATATACAATGTTCAGGAATATGCTCTTATTCGGTTTGAGGATGAGAGATTGATTCCTTCAAAGCTTGTG GCTATGTGGGAGGATATAAAAGCAGGAAAGAAATGGGTTACTGTCAATCGGTGTTACTTCCCAAGGGACTTGCCACAGGGCGTTGGCCGCCCATGTAGCTTGGAAAGCAATGAG
- the LOC104233293 gene encoding uncharacterized protein isoform X2, translating to MTQLPADKFSRSNSFPMDSTAEIESDRKRSADDRGFEIPVSKKARRGMMMIRNVKEVAEMVLVLSALGRMRGGRGPTAAEKEMVAEARDRLAELCLKFGPKDVFPSDAFGGVIEDLGLNKLKEQSLGIWPPKMSIAEKLLLAKRKMEKTQEFSLPFASYSSQRSQTAVGTAAESHNASHTKMFPQPSQTVNSSGSFQPASSLGHGTPVSSASLPYQLPTSEVRPSISGGVVSGNLVRDYSSPAPPGVGRPHFRMDGRPSGSSHTLQVQATGNHSTVKTPTWSVQPPSVSSVKLGADNKATPHASIEVEGGAEVRSTTVPQTLSRRFITQSTTGNVPSVYPHLQGASTIQAPPSSNTHSEIGKLVQKFLQPLLPERLAWTAPSRDYMNKTLTCQMCRSTANEVDNVLICDACEKGYHLKCLQTTSQKSIPRGEWHCGKCLAITNGKPLPPKYGRVMRNIHASKMPTIAAGVQSSPDRKGFGPKEKASQLNIMGNGYVTLQNSTTIGITNNLNHLPSGPKMENDKRIGGADYMSIKGNMESKVSSATYSTNLTSGNCSNNLSVSSGDNCLSPSPHPLVHRSFEEKVVEVKTLPPTKFETVSKSCDLSQPFNHLEANDLARLENTIEIPSQQFPGSQSMVSDSKESSARASLANSSSDECKREDQGVGRTNLDETPIASDGDAECSSTSDLFHTVDWIGNVLQVADEKHYYQSCQHNGFIYNVQEYALIRFEDERLIPSKLVAMWEDIKAGKKWVTVNRCYFPRDLPQGVGRPCSLESNEVYLSNCSSTVMAGQIEGPCEVLPSSKFNEEREKVSRLETRSNGGLRPLYICKWIYDESKGLFRDISW from the exons ATGACTCAATTACCCGCCGATAAG TTCTCACGTTCTAATTCTTTCCCTATGGATTCAACGGCTGAGATTGAATCCGATCGGAAAAGGTCAGCGGATGATCGAGGATTCGAAATCCCGGTTTCTAAGAAGGCGCGGCGGGGAATGATGATGATTAGGAATGTGAAGGAAGTAGCTGAGATGGTGCTTGTACTCTCTGCTTTAGGGAGGATGAGGGGAGGTAGGGGTCCTACTGCTGCTGAGAAGGAGATGGTGGCAGAGGCCAGGGACAGATTGGCTGAGCTGTGCTTGAAATTTGGGCCCAAGGATGTGTTTCCGAGTGATGCTTTTGGTGGTGTTATTGAGGATCTTGGGCTTAATAAGCTGAAGGAACAGAGTTTAGGAATTTGGCCTCCCAAAATGTCTATTGCTGAGAAGCTACTCCTTGCcaaaagaaag ATGGAAAAGACACAGGAATTTTCTCTACCCTTTGCCAGCTATTCATCTCAAAGGTCTCAAACTGCAGTGGGTACAGCAGCTGAAAGCCATAATGCATCACACACTAAGATGTTTCCTCAACCAAGTCAAACGGTAAATTCATCAGGAAGCTTCCAACCTGCTTCATCTTTGGGACATGGAACTCCTGTAAGTTCTGCATCTTTACCCTATCAGCTGCCTACCAGTGAGGTCAGGCCTTCAATCTCCGGTGGAGTGGTCTCTGGTAATCTTGTAAGGGATTATTCTTCACCAGCACCTCCCGGAGTTGGAAGACCACATTTCCGAATGGATGGACGACCAAGTGGATCTTCCCATACTTTGCAAGTTCAAG CTACTGGCAATCATTCAACTGTCAAAACTCCAACTTGGTCGGTGCAACCTCCATCAGTTTCCTCAGTAAAACTTGGGGCAGATAACAAGGCGACGCCACATGCATCTATTGAAGTTGAGGGAGGTGCTGAGGTTAGGTCAACGACGGTACCACAAACACTATCTAGGCGATTTATTACTCAGAGCACAACTGGAAATGTACCAAGCGTATACCCTCATTTACAAGGCGCAAGCACTATTCAGGCTCCTCCTTCGAGCAATACTCATTCTGAGATTGGCAAGCTTGTTCAGAAGTTTTTACAACCCCTGCTTCCTGAGCGGCTTGCATGGACTGCACCATCCCGTGATTACATGAATAAGACTTTGACTTGCCAAATGTGCAGGTCAACAGCAAATGAGGTTGACAATGTACTTATCTGTGATGCTTGTGAAAAAGGCTATCACTTAAAATGTCTTCAAACAACAAGTCAAAAAAGTATTCCTAGAGGGGAATGGCATTGTGGAAAGTGCTTGGCGATAACCAATGGCAAGCCTCTGCCCCCTAAATATGGTCGTGTGATGCGGAACATCCATGCCTCTAAAATGCCTACAATTGCAGCTGGGGTTCAATCATCTCCAGATAGAAAAGGCTTTGGTCCGAAAGAGAAGGCTAGTCAGTTGAACATTATGGGGAATGGATATGTTACATTGCAGAATTCCACTACCATTGGTATAACGAATAATCTTAACCATCTACCATCTGGGCCAAAGATGGAAAATGACAAAAGAATAGGGGGAGCTGATTATATGTCCATTAAAGGAAATATGGAGAGTAAAGTTTCTTCCGCAACCTATTCAACTAATTTGACTTCTGGCAACTGTTCCAATAATTTGTCAGTATCTTCCGGTGATAACTGTCTCTCTCCTTCTCCTCACCCATTGGTTCATAGATCTTTTGAAGAGAAGGTGGTTGAAGTGAAAACTCTGCCTCCTACAAAATTTGAAACAGTTTCCAAGTCATGTGATCTCTCACAACCCTTCAATCACCTAGAGGCCAATGACCTTGCACGACTAGAAAATACTATAGAGATACCTTCCCAGCAGTTTCCTGGTAGTCAGTCCATGGTCAGTGATTCCAAGGAATCTAGTGCTAGAGCAAGTTTAGCTAATAGTTCAAGTGATGAATGTAAACGAGAAGATCAAGGTGTTGGACGGACAAATCTTGACGAAACTCCTATTGCCAGTGATGGCGATGCTGAATGTAGCTCTACATCGGATCTCTTTCATACCGTTGATTGGATCGGCAATGTGCTTCAAGTTGCAGACGAGAAACATTATTACCAATCTTGTCAGCATAATGGGTTCATATACAATGTTCAGGAATATGCTCTTATTCGGTTTGAGGATGAGAGATTGATTCCTTCAAAGCTTGTG GCTATGTGGGAGGATATAAAAGCAGGAAAGAAATGGGTTACTGTCAATCGGTGTTACTTCCCAAGGGACTTGCCACAGGGCGTTGGCCGCCCATGTAGCTTGGAAAGCAATGAG